The stretch of DNA GCTCGACGACGTGTTCCGCATAGCTGACGACGTCACCGGCTTCGTTCAACCAGGTTTTTCCGTTGAAGTTGGTGGAATCCACCACCAATACGTCGCCTTCCCAGTGGCCCACCGAGTCGCCCTGCCACAGGCGAACGTTATCGGGAAGGTGAGCACGGCCATCCAAAAAGATCTGCCGCCAGGACATGCGTTCGGATAGCACAACCACATAGCCGGGCGGTTGAATGATCTGGATCGGGGAGGGCACATAGTGCGATCGCGGGACTCCGGCAACGATGCAGTGCGCTGTCGGATCGTCGTATCCACGCTGGGGAAGGTTCCGGTCATCGTGTTCCGCCCTGGCCCAGTCCTGGTAGGGGAGCTTTCCTCCCGGAGGATCAATAATGACGCCTCGGGCCCGTTCCAGACCATAGTTGGCGCCGTTTCCGGGCTGGTTGTAAAAACCTGTCAGATCCGGTTTCCCGTCTGCCGTCCGGCGAATGTCGGTGCCGACCGGTGGAAGAGGGGGTGCCGTAGACACGGCGGTGAATGGAGGAGGCATCGGCTTATCCGGCGAATACCAGGTCCGCGGTCCGGGTTCAAAGTCTCCGTTGGCTTCCTCAACTTCCGCCTGACACTGATATTCGAGAAGGCGGGGAATTTCCTTTTGACGAATGAGCGGCATGCTGATCTTCCACGGTCTGGTGAAGGTCTTCGGGTCCGTGAGAGTGGCCTCATAGTCAATGGTGTCGGGGTCACGCAGGGTATAGCGTTCGACGACGAGCATATCCTCGCTGTGAAAATCACCGGCCATGTCCAGCCAGGTCTGGTCGTTCTGCTCCTTGACTTCGACCACCCGCGTATTGCCTTCCCAGTGCCCGCGCGAGTCCCCCATCCAGGAATCCACTCCGCCGTGAGCAGGCTTCTTTGTGTTCAAGTAGATCAAACGATGAACCTGTTGCCACTCGAAGGTAAGCGCAACGTGCTCGGGGGTTTGAAAAATCTGGAAGGGGAATTCCATATACATGATGCGCGGCACGCCGGGCATGAAGCATTTGTTGAGCGGATCGGCAGTTTTCCGGTTGTTGAAGTTCTCCAGTTTCTTTGCCGCAGCCTGCGATTGATATGGAATCGCTCCACCTTCGACGATTCCTTTTCCGGCGGGCATCCCCATCTTTGCAACATGATCCTGCAGGTCGTAGGATGCGCGATTGCGAACCTGCCAGATTCCCTGTAAGTTCGGTTTGCCATCGGCAGTGCGAGGCAGGGTTTGTGCCGAAAGCGGCAATATTGCGAACAACAGCATAACGATCGTGGATCTGAAGAACATGGGCCTCTCCTCGAATGCGTGATCGGGAGATTCTAAAGCGTCCTTCCCGAAAATGCCATCGGCAGTACTTGTTTGTGAAAACAAGCCAGTATTTCGGTAGTCATGCGCAACACCAGGCGGCTGCTGCCGGACTCTATTCTGGCACGACGGCGATCGCTTCGATTTCGATCAGCAGATCGCCGTTCGCAAGGTTCGCGATCTGGACAAGTGTGCTCGCAGGGGCATTCTTCCCATAGTATTTCGCCCGAATGGAGCGCAGCGTCTGCATTTGCGATTTTTCTTGTTTATAGCTATCTCAAGGTGCCGTCAATATGTAACTCAAACTGGAGCTGTCGGTTCCGGTGAATGTCCCGGCGCCATTTGCGTTCGAAACAAACAAACCCAGATAGCGCGTGACGTCGGTGTCGGTTTTTGCGTTGGCGGAGATCGATATTGCGGTGGTCGTAATTTGAGTGTAAGGCCCGCCGGCGGCCGCGGCATCCTCCAGGTAAATCATCGTCGGCGCAATAAAAGCAGTCATCAGTTGGACCTGTATTGCGGCCTTGTTCTGACTGAAACCTGCAAAGACGGGCGTGATCGTGTACGGCGTGACGTAGACGTATCCGCCGGATACGCTGGCCGCCGTCAGGCCTGTGGCGGGATTGATGCCCAGTCCATTTACGTTCTGGAAATCCATGGCGAAGTCGGAGCCCAATGAAACGGACAGGCCACCGGCTGCCGGGGAAAGGGTCATCTCGAGTGCATCCTGCATGTTGACGTTCAATGTGAGAGTCACCGTGTTCGTACTGCCGCCCGAACTATCCTTCGCTGTAAACTTGATTTGTATCGAGTCCGTGCCGGTGAAAGCGTTCGCTCCATTTTTATTGGAAACCGTCGCTCCTACCCAGACTTCGACCGTGCTGTTGTTGGCTATCCCGGTGCCAAGAGTCGTGCCGGCGGCGCTTGTTGGCAGTTTGGTGAAGTTAGCGAATGAAGTGCAGCTTGAGACGCAGCTGTAACCGGCCAGGATCGCGGTGTTCGAAAAATTGTTGCTGTCATCTACCGTGAGTTTTCCAGTGCCTGTTAAGCCGGAGATCCTGACGTTGACGGGAGTGTAATAGAAGACTGCATTGGTCGGACCCGATGCGTCCAGCGAGACTCCCGCGCTCACCGTTCCCACCCCGAGCCCATTGACGTTTCCGAGCGAGCCGGCATTTCCGCCGACTACTATCCCGCCGGCTGCTGACGACAGGGTCAGCGTCGGAGCCGCAAAAGAAGAGATGCTAAACGCAAGAATGAAGAGGCCGGGCGCTAACCGGTGCAGGACCGGTAAAACCCTCTTTTTTGAGGTTTTGCGTAAACGTGTTGGGAAACTCGCCCTCATGACCTTCTACTGAAAATCTCCGGCGCCTTTGTAGCAGTTGGAGTTCCTTTGTACAAACTATTATCTCTAAAGAACTTCCTATCAATAGAGCCCTCGCTGGCCGTCAATCGGCAGTCCTTAACGGACGGCTTCTTGACACTATCAAAAACACCAAAAGCAGAATCTTGGATTCTGGAACACGCGCGCCGCCTATGGTGTCCCGCGCTTCGAGGACGCAAACGGAATGACCTGCGCGGGCAACCGCGATCGCCGCCGCAAGACCGTCCGGCCCAGATCCAACGACCACTGCTTCAAATTCCACCGCTTCATGGCGTATGCGAGGGCCGTAACGCCCGCTGCGATCGCAGCGCCTGAGCCGAGCCATGCTCGGTGCGTCGTGATCCAGGACTGCAGACTTCGTGGATGAGCGCGGCTGTCGAAACGGCCGTGAGCTCCGAAATCGGTTGGCAGCGGTTGCCACAGGTTGTCCCGGCTGGCCGGGTCGGCCGGCTCCGCCGTCTGCTGAGCTTCGAATCCATGGCGGGCGAGGTAACGATCGAGGTAACCGGGAAAAAGCTTGTTCGCAAGGATCGCTTGCACCGTCGGGAACCCGATGTTCACTTCGCGGCGCCGATGATGGGCTGCCCAATAGACTCCCCTGGCCGCAACTTCCGGCTGAAAAATCGGCGGCACCGGCTGCGGTTTCCCCGGCAGCCGGCTCTTCACCCAGTCGAACTGCGGTGTATTCATTGCCGGTAATTGAACCATCGTGAGATGGATTCCGATGCGATCGTGCAGTAATTCGGAGCGGATGGAATCCGTAAATCCGCGAATCGCATGTTTTGCGCCGCAATATGCGGACTGCAAAGGAATGCTGCGATAGGCGAGTGCCGAGCCTACCTGAACGATGGTTCCACGATTTCGCGGGATCATTCGTTTCAGCGCTGTCTGGGTTCCGTATACAACGCCGAGATACGTCACTTCGGTTACCCGCTTGAATTCCGCAGCATCCATTTCGTCGAATCGCGAGAAAACAGAAACCATTGCGTTATTGATCCAGATGTCGATAGGTCCCAGCTCCGATTCCACCGCAAGGGCTGCCGCCTCGACTTGCGCGGGATCGGCAACATCGGCCGGGAAAATCAGGGCGCGCCCTCCCAGCGATTCGATTTCGGCCCGCGCGGCTTCGAGCCCCGCCAGACCGCGGGCGACCAGGCCGATCGAGCACCCGTATTTCGCGAATTCCCGCGCCGTTGCCCGCCCCACGCCGGCCGAGGCGCCTGTAATGACGACAACTTCCGGATTTTCTTCCATGGAGATTCAGGCTGCAATCGGGGAGCCATGAGCCCTGATCCCGGCAGTTATTTCATCTTTCTCAACAAGAGGTAGATGCTGGTGCAGAGCCCGAAATCGAGTA from Terriglobia bacterium encodes:
- a CDS encoding SDR family oxidoreductase gives rise to the protein MEENPEVVVITGASAGVGRATAREFAKYGCSIGLVARGLAGLEAARAEIESLGGRALIFPADVADPAQVEAAALAVESELGPIDIWINNAMVSVFSRFDEMDAAEFKRVTEVTYLGVVYGTQTALKRMIPRNRGTIVQVGSALAYRSIPLQSAYCGAKHAIRGFTDSIRSELLHDRIGIHLTMVQLPAMNTPQFDWVKSRLPGKPQPVPPIFQPEVAARGVYWAAHHRRREVNIGFPTVQAILANKLFPGYLDRYLARHGFEAQQTAEPADPASRDNLWQPLPTDFGAHGRFDSRAHPRSLQSWITTHRAWLGSGAAIAAGVTALAYAMKRWNLKQWSLDLGRTVLRRRSRLPAQVIPFASSKRGTP